CAGCTGTTCACCGTCAATTGATGAGTGATGTGCCTTATGGAGTGTTATTATCAGGAGGATTGGATTCTTCTATTACTTCGGCAGTCGCCAAAAAATATGCTCAAAAACGTATCGAATCTGGTGATACTGTTGATGCTTGGTATCCACAATTACACTCGTTTGCCGTAGGTTTAGAAGGTTCGCCTGATTTAGCAGCAGCGCAAGTAGTAGCCGATCATTTAGGAACCATTCACCACGAAATAAAATTCACCATTCAAGAAGGATTAGATGCTGTTCGAGATGTGATTTATAATTTGGAAACTTACGATGTGACGACTGTTCGTGCCTCAACGCCAATGTATTTGATGGCAAGGGTCATCAAGTCAATGGGAATTAAAATGGTACTTTCAGGCGAAGGTTCAGATGAATTGTTTGGTGGCTATTTGTATTTCCATAAAGCACCAAATGCTAAAGAATTTCATGAAGAAACCGTTCGTAAATTAAGCAAATTACACATGTACGATTGCTTACGTGCCAACAAAAGTTTAGCTGCTTGGGGAATCGAAGGACGTGTGCCATTTTTGGATAAAGAATTTATGGATGTGGCTATGCGAATCAACCCACAAGACAAAATGATTAATGGGGAAAGAATGGAAAAATGGGTGTTAAGGAAAGCTTTTGAAGATATGTTGCCAGCCAGTGTTGCTTGGAGACAAAAAGAACAATTTAGTGATGGAGTAGGATACAGTTGGATTGATACTTTGAAAGAAATGGTAGCCAAAGAAATTTCGGATGACCAATTAGCAAATGCTAAATATAAGTTTCCGTTGCAAACACCAACATCAAAAGAAGAATATTATTACCGTTCTATTTTTAACGAACATTTCCCAAGTGATGCAGCAGCTTTATGTGTTCCCCAAGAAGCAAGTGTAGCATGTAGTACCAAAATTGCATTAGAATGGGATGCGGCCTTTAAAAACATGAATGATCCTTCTGGTAGAGCTGTCGCAAATGTGCACGATGATGCCTATGTAAAAGCATAAAAGCGATAGTATTCGCTTTAAAAAGAAACTCAATGGTAAAGTATTGAGTTTAGATTGAAGTTTAGTTTGTTTGTTAAAAACGCTCGGCATTTTTGTTGAGCGTTTTTTTGTTGAAATCATGCCAAAAATGTTAATAACTTAAAGGTTTTAAAGCCAATTTTGAATAGGAAATCCTATGCGTTTTTATATATTTGCTCGTTAGACAAAATTAGATTTTTTACGATAAAATAATATGAGCGACGAGATTAAAAAGAACAGTTATTCGGCCGATAGTATTCAGGCATTAGAAGGAATGGAGCACGTAAGAATGCGCCCTTCCATGTATATTGGAGATACTGGAGTTAGAGGTTTGCATCACTTGGTTTATGAAGTGGTAGATAACTCTATCGATGAGGCTTTAGCTGGACATTGTGACACTATCGGTGTTATTATAAACGAAGATAATTCGGTTACCGTTGAAGATAACGGACGTGGAATTCCTGTTGACATGCACAAAAAAGAAGGTGTGTCAGCTCTTGAGGTGGTAATGACCAAAATTGGTGCAGGAGGAAAGTTTGATAAAGATTCCTATAAAGTTTCTGGAGGTCTTCACGGAGTTGGAGTTTCCTGCGTAAATGCACTTTCTGATCATTTGAGAGCTACTGTTTTCAGAGAAGGAAAAGTGTACGAGCAAGAATACGAAAAAGGAAAAGCAATGTATCCTGTAAAGCAAATTGGCGAAACAACCAAACGCGGAACCATGGTTACTTTCCATCCTGATAAAAGTATCTTTACACAAACTATAGAATACTCCTACGATACCCTTGCTGGACGTATGCGTGAGTTGTCTTTCTTGAACAAAGGAATCACAATAACACTTACGGATAGAAGAGATGTAAATGATAAAGGGGAATTCAATTCAGAAGTTTTTCATTCCAAAGAAGGATTAAAAGAATTTGTTCGGTTTTTAGATAAAGGTAGAGAAGCTATCATTTCGCATGTAATTGGCATGGAAAATGAAAAAGGGGAAGTTCCTGTTGAAGTAGCATTGGTTTATAACACTAGCTATTCTGAAAACATTTTCTCTTATGTAAATAATATCAATACTCACGAAGGAGGAACGCATTTGCAAGGTTTCCGTATGGGATTAACCCGTACCTTGAAAAAATATGCTGATGCTTCTGGACTTTTAGATAAATTGAAATTTGAGATTTCAGGGGATGACTTCCGTGAAGGATTAACCGCTATCATTTCAGTAAAAGTTTCAGAGCCTCAATTTGAAGGACAAACTAAAACCAAATTGGGTAACAGAGAAGTAGTTTCTCCAGTATCTCAAGCAGTGGCTGAAATGTTAGAAAACTATTTGGAAGAAAATCCAAATGATGCTAAAATCATTGTTCAGAAAGTTATTCTAGCAGCTCAAGCACGTCATGCAGCTAAAAAAGCACGTGAAATGGTACAACGTAAAACCGTTTTAGGCGGTGGAGGTTTACCAGGAAAATTGTCTGATTGTTCAGAACAAGATCCAGCAAAATGCGAAGTGTATCTTGTAGAGGGAGATTCGGCGGGTGGAACTGCTAAGCAAGGTCGTGATAGAAACTTTCAAGCGATTTTGCCTTTGAGAGGTAAGATTCTGAATGTGGAAAAAGCCATGCATCACAAGGTATTTGAAAACGAAGAGATTCGAAATATATTCACCGCACTAGGGGTTACCATTGGTACGGATGAAGATTCTAAAGCCTTGAACTTAGAAAAGCTGCGTTATCATAAAGTAATCATCATGTGTGATGCCGACGTCGACGGTAGTCACATTTCTACCTTAATATTAACGTTCTTCTTCCGATTTATGAAAGAACTGATTGAAGGCGGACACGTTTATATTGCAGCACCACCTTTATATTTAGTTAAAAAAGGAAACAAAAAAGAATACGCTTGGAATGATGATCAACGTGATTCAGCTAATGAGAGAATGGGAGGAAGTGCAGCGATTCAACGTTACAAAGGTCTAGGGGAAATGAATGCTGAGCAATTATGGGAAACTACCATGGATCCAAACTTTAGAACTTTACGTCGTGTAACTATCGATAGTTTAGCGGAAGCCGATAGAGTATTCTCTATGTTGATGGGAGATGAAGTGCCACCAAGAAGAGAGTTTATAGAGAAGAATGCAGTGTATGCTAAGATAGATGCATAGATTATTTTAAATTTTGAATTATAAATTTTAAATGATTCAAAATTTAATGTTCAATTTAAAATTCAAAATTTATAATTTAAAATAAAATCAATGAAAGTTACGATTGTAGGAGCAGGAAACGTTGGTGCCACTTGTGCTGATGCTATTGCTTACAGAAGAATTGCCAGCGAAATTGTGTTGGTAGATATTAGAGAAGGTTTTGCAGAAGGAAAAGCTTTAGACATTACCCAAACACAAACTACTTTAGGGTTTAATACTAAAGTTACTGGAAGTACAAATGATTATGCAAAAACAGCAGGAAGCGATGTTGTAGTTATTACATCCGGAATTCCTAGAAAGCCAGGAATGACTCGTGAAGAATTAATTGGAATCAACGCTGGTATTGTGAAGTCGGTTGCAGAAAGCTTATTGCAACATTCTCCTAAGGCAATTTTTGTTATAGTCTCTAACCCAATGGATACTATGACTTATTTGACTTTTAAATCTTTAGGATTACCAAAAAATAGAGTTATCGGAATGGGAGGAACTTTAGATAGTTCTCGATTCAAAACCTACTTGTCACTTGCTTTAGACAAACCTGCGAATGACATTCAAGGAATGGTAATTGGAGGTCACGGAGATACTACTATGATTCCGTTAACAAGATTAGCTTCTTATAATGGAGTGCCAGTTTCTGAATTTTTATCGACAGCCGAATTAGAAAAAGTTTCCGCAGATACTATGGTGGGAGGCGCTACATTGACGGGGTTATTAGGAACTTCTGCTTGGTATGCTCCAGGAGCTTCTGTTTCTTATTTAGTAGATGCTATTTTGAATGACCAAAAGAAAATGATTCCTTGTTCAGTATATCTAGAAGGAGAATATGGACAGAGTGATATTTGTATCGGAGTGCCATGTATCATTGGTAGAAACGGTGTAGAGAAGATTGTTGATATTACTTTAAATGATGAAGAAAAAGCCAAATTTGCTAAGAGTGCTGATGCAGTAAGAGCGATGAATGGTGATTTGAAATCGATATTAGGTTAAGGGATATTTACCACCTAAATTATAAAAAGAGATTGTACTGCAAAGTGCAATCTTTTTTTGTTTTTAAGCCACTACTAACGCCCGTCTATAGGGATATAAAAATTAACCGTATAAACGGTTCAGTTTATAGGCATAAACAAAACGGTTTATAGGCATAAATCATTCAGTTTATAGGCATAAACTAAACGGTTTATCAGCATAAATAAAAAGATTATAATTTGAGACTCAAAAAAACTACAATTTTCACCCTATTTTTTTTGATATTAATCGATAAAATATTGGTTAATCACACTTAGAATTATATATTTGCACGTTTCAAAAAAAGCCGAAACCTTGTAAATACAAAGGATTATAGTCTAAGCCCTTGTATTTCAGGAGTTTTTTGCTTTTAAAAACCAATAATATTAAACCAAAGAATTAATTAATTTTTAGTAATAATGCAGAATAAAGGACTAGTTAAATTTTTCGCAATACTATTTGCATTGGTAAGTATCTACCAACTTTCATTCACATTTGTGGCCAACAAGGTAAAAAATGATGCCAAGGCTTTTGCAGGAGGACATCCTGAAAAAGAAATTAAATATCTTGACTCTATTGGAAAAGAAAAAGTTTTCAGTTTAGGGTTTACCGATTTTAATTACAATGAAGTAAAAGATAAACAAATCAATAAAGGTCTTGACCTTGAAGGAGGAATTAACGTTATTCTACAAATATCTGTAAAAGATGTATTGAAAGGATTGTCTAATTACTCTAAAAACCCAGTTTTCAATAAAGCGTTAGAAGATGCAACTAGAGACAGAGTGGGGAATCAAAGTTACTTAGATGCTTTTTATATTGCTTTTGATAATGAGTCAAGAGGGACTGTGAAATTAGCAGATCCTAGTATTTTTGCGAATAGAAATTTACAAGGAGAAATTGATTTCAAAATGACAGATGCTCAAGTGAAAAAAGTCTTGGGTAAAAAAGTTGATGAGTCAGTAGAATCTGCCTTTGGTGTATTAAGAAAACGTATCGATAAGTTTGGGGTAACTCAACCAAATATAGCTAAATTAGGTCAAACAGGAAGAATCTTGGTAGAATTACCAGGAGCTAAAGATGTTGACCGTATTAAAAAATTATTACAAAGTACCGCTCAATTAGAGTTCTGGGAAACTTATAAAGCAGAAGAATTAATGGGCTTCTTAGGTTCGGCTAACGAGGCTTTGAAAGCAACCGTTAAAACGGATGAGAAAGTAGCTGCTGCAAAACCTGCAGATTCATTGACTAAATTGTTAACAGACAAAGACAAAGATTCAACGGCTACAAAAAAAGGAAAAAACCCTTTATTTGATAAATTCATTTCTCAAGGTGGAGGACCAATCTTAGTTATTGCTTCGCCAAAAGATACTGCTGTAATCAACGGTTATTTAAAAAGACCAGAGATTCACAACTTATTACCAGCAGACAAACGTTACGCTAAATTTGTTTGGGGAAAACCAGAAGTTAAAGTAGATGAAAAAACCAAAAAAGAAACAGAAACTGTTGGTTTGTATGCTTTAAAAGGTAACAGAGACAATGTAGCGCCGTTAAGTGGTGGTGTTATTGTAGATGCTATGGATACGTTTGACCAAATGGGTAAACCAGCCGTTTCTATGCAAATGAACGGACAAGGTGCAAGAGTTTGGGAAGAATTAACAGGAAGAGCTTACACTCAAAAAAGCTATATCGCTATTGCTTTAGATAACATTGTGTATTCTGCACCTGGAGTTACTTCAGGTCCAATTTCTGGAGGTAGATCTGAAATCTCTGGAAACTTTGATATTGCTGAAACTAAAGATTTAGCCAACGTATTAAGAGCTGGTAAATTACCTGCTGCTGCCGAGATTGTACAATCTGAAGTAGTTGGACCTTCTTTAGGTCAAAAAGCTATTGATGCAGGTACAACATCGTCTATTGTTGGATTCTTATTAGTATGTTTATGGATGGTGTTCTATTACGGAAGAGCGGGTTGGTATGCTAACGTTGCGCTTTTAGTGAACTTACTTTTCTTATTCGGAATCTTAGCAAGTTTAGGTGCGGTTTTAACTTTACCAGGTATTGCAGGTATCGTGTTAACATTAGGTACAGCAGTAGATGCGAACATCATCATCTATGAAAGGGCAAAAGAAGAGCTAAGGGATGGGAAGTCATTAGCTGATGCAGTAAAAGCATCTTACGGTTGGAAAGGAGCTATGCGTTCTATCATTGATGCAAACGTTACTCACGTTTTAACTGGAGCTATTTTATTCATCTTCGGTACTGGTCCAATCCAAGGATTTGCAACTACTTTATTAATTGGTATTTTCACTTCGTTATTTACTTCTATCTTCATCGCAAGAATGTTTATTGATAGAGATATCGCGAAAAATGCTAACTTAACATTTACAACTAACTTAACTAAAAATTGGTTTACAGGTTTCCATTTTGATTTCATTGGAATTAAAAAATGGTCATATTTAATTTCCTCTATTGTTATTATTGGAAGTTGTGTTTCATTTTATGTTAATGGTTTAGACGAAGGTGTTGATTTTGTTGGAGGAAGAACGTTCCAAGTGAAATTTGAAAAACCAGTAGAACCTACTCAAGTATCAGATGAATTATCAGCTGAATTTAAAACAGGGGTTGAGGCTAAAGTATTTGGTGAAGATGACCAATTAAAAATTACAACAAAATACAAAATTAAAGAAGATGGAGTAGGAGTTGATAAAGAAGTTAATGAAAAATTATACAATGGCTTGAAAAAATATTTCAACGCTAATATGACTTATGATAAATTCATCAATACTTATGACGGAAAACAAGTAGGAGTATTGCAAGCTTCTAAAGTAGGAGCTGCGATTTCTGCCGATATTAAGACTAACTCATTCTGGGCGGTTTTAGGAGCTATGTTAGTAGTTGGTTTATATCTTGTAATTTCCTTCCGTAAATGGCAGTATTCTCTTGGAGCATTAGCTGCAGTAGTCCATGACGTTATCTTTGTATTAGGTATTTATTCTATTTGTTACAAGTTCATGCCTTTCCACATGGAAATGGATCAGCACTTTATCGCAGCTATCTTAACAGTAATTGGATACTCTATGAATGATACCGTAATTGTATTTGACAGAATTAGAGAGTTCTTAGCTGGAGACAGAAAAGGACACTTTAAAGATGTGGTAAATGCTTCTATTAATACTACGTTATCAAGAACATTAAATACTTCGTTAACGATGATTATGGTATTATTAATCATGTTCATTTTTGGTGGAGAATCAATCAGAGGATTTATCTTCGCTATGTTGATTGGTATTATCGTAGGAACTTATTCATCGTTATTCATAGCAACACCAGTTTTAGTGGATACCATGAGCAAAGAAGCTATTGAAGATATTGAAAAAAGACACGGTAACTAAGTTACTTAGTTTATATATATTTGAAAAAGGGTTGTCAGTGTGGCAACCCTTTTTTTGTTAAATTTGTTACAAGAGATGGTAAATAAATATTCTTTAAAAATGAAAAGTAAAATTTTAAATCTACTATTGATTCTTACCTCGCTGATAGGTTATTTAGAGTGGGGGAAATCAAATCATTTATTTCTATTTCAAGTTGAAATGGAACTATTTTCAAAAATGTTTACACATCCAAGTACAGTACTTCATCCTTTTGTATTGCTTCCTTTTTTGGGACAATTACTATTGTTAATTACCCTTTTTCAGTCCACAACTAAAAGAACACTTACTTTTATAGGTATTGTCGCTTTGACCTTATTATTAGGATTTATGTTTGTGATTGGAGTTATGAGCTTAAATATCAAAATATTAGGTTCTACTATTCCATTTTTAGTGGTCGCTATTTTGACTATTAGTTATAATTTCAAAAATGTAACGCCAGTATAATAAAAAAACCGAACTAATTGTTCGGCTTTTTTATTATTTATCTTTCTTGATTATATTTCTCAATACGGCTTTGTCAGGGTAATTGATAACTTCTAAGGTGATTTCTTTTCCTTTTCTGGTTTTGCCATAGATGACATAGAGTTTACCTCCTTCTTCTTTGATATTGCTTTTATCAAAATCAACATCACCATTAGTCAAGGTGTTTTTGATGTCAAGTGTATCTACCCAATCTTCTGAAAGTCTTCGCGAGGCTTCAATATCATAAAGGAACGGCTTAGTTCTTAAGTCATTTAAAACTCGGGCATTGGGAAAATAATTGCAACGTGTGTCTTTTCCGCTGAATACAACAGCAACAAAAAAACAGCCCATAACTAAACCTACTAAGTAGTAGGCGAAACGTTGGTAAAACTTCATAGTAGATTAATTTTTGGCAAAAGTAATCAATGTTCTATATCCAATACATTTTTAAGGGAAGTTTATTATTAAAAAACAATCAAATTAATATCATTATCTGGTAAATTGAACCAATCGCCAATCGCTTTGTTGGTTAAAATTCCATGATAGAGATAGACTCCATTTTTCAACCCTTTATTACAACGGATAGCACTCTCTAAACCACCATCTTCAGCAATTTGAAGAAGGTAAGGTGTGATAATATTGCTAATAGAAAGCGAAGCCGTTTTGGAATATCGAGAAGGGATATTCGGGACGCAATAATGAATAATGTTATTTTTGATAAAAGTTGGATTTTCGTGAGTTGTTACTTCCGAAGTTTCAAAACAACCTCCAGTATCAATACTAATATCAACAATTACAGCTCCTTTTTTCATGTGTTCTACCATCGTCTCAGTAACAACAACTGGGCAACGTTCTTTACCTCGCAAAGCTCCAATCGCCACATCACATCTTCGCAAAGCTTTTAACAATGATTTTGGCTGAATAGTAGAAGTAAATATTCTTTGATTTAAATTATTTTGTAAACGACGTAGTTTGGTGATGGAGTTGTCAAAAACTTTTACATTGGCTCCTAAGCCTAAAGCAGTTTTTGCGGCAAATTCTCCAGCAGTTCCAGCGCCAAGAATCACTACATCGGTAGGGGGAACTCCAGTGATATTGCCTAGTAATAATCCTTTTCCGAATTCGTTGTTAATCATTAATTCGGCTGCAATTAATACTGAGGCCGTTCCTGCGATTTCGCTTAATGATTTCACAGCAGGATAGGAACCGTCTTCATCTTTGATGTATTCAAAAGCTAGAGCCGTTATTTTTTTCTTGGCTAAAGCTTCGAAATATTCTTTTTTTCGAGTCTTTAATTGAATGGCAGAAATGACAATGGTATTGCTATTGACTAAGGCAATTTCCTCCATGGTTAAAGGTTCGACCTTGAGTATCATGGGGCAACTTAAAACTTTTTTGGCATCTTTAGTAATCGTTGCTCCAGCATCGCTGAATTCTTTGTCGGTATAGCTTGAACTTAATCCAGCACCCGATTCAATCATTACTTTATGACCGTGAGAAGTCAGTGAATTAACTGCATCGGGAGTTAAGCAAATACGTCTTTCTTGATAAGAAGTTTCTTTGGGTATTCCTATGAAGAGCTCGCTTTTATGACGATATACTTCTAATTTTTCCTCTTGAGGTAAAAGCTGTTGCTTTGTGAAAGGGGTAATAGCCATACTGCACAATTGAATTTTGCACCAAATTACAAAAATTTATTCAATTAGCTCAATGTTAAATGTCTTTTACCGTCGATGGTTTGCGTTAATTTAGCCACCGAAAAATCATCAGGAAGTAAATTCGGAATTTTTTCTGCCCATTCGATAAGGCACCAATTTCCTGAAAATAAATAATCGTCAACACCCATATCTAAGGCTTCGGTCTCCGATTTTAATCGGTACATATCAAAATGATACACCCATTGATTATCATTGGTTTTGTATTCGTTTACTAACGAAAAAGTTGGACTACTTGTAGCATCTTGAACTCCAAGTTGTTTTGCCAAAGCCTTTATTAATGTTGTTTTTCCAACACCCATATTGCCATGAAAAAGCATTACTTTATTTGGGTTTTCGGCGATGATTTTTTGAGCTACTTCTTGAATTTCATCTAATGAAAAAATGATTTCCATAGGTCTAATAAACTATTTTGGATTAAAAACTAAAAACGGCACTATCATTTCTTCTAATGAAATTCCGCCATGTTGATAGGTATTTCTATAGTAACTAACGTAGTGATTATAATTGTTGACATAAGCCAAGAAAAAATCATTCTTTGCAAAAATATAAGAACTACTCATATTGATGGTTGGCAAACCAATTTTTTTAGGATCTTTTACAGCGTATACTTCCTTATCTTCATAAGTCAAACTTCTTCCGGTTTTATAACGCAGATTTAAACTAGTGTTTTTATCGCCAATCACTTTTGAAGGGTTTTTTACATTGATTGTTCCGTGGTCAGTAGTGATGATTAATTTGAATCCTAATTTTTGGGCTTGTTGAATAATTTCTAATAAAGGAGAGTTTTTAAACCAACTTAGTGTCAGGGAACGATAGGCTTTATCATCTGAAGCTAATTCTTTTACCACATCCATTTCTGTTTTGGCATGTGAAAGCATATCCACAAAATTATAAACGACGGTTACCAATTGGTTGTCTTTTAATCCTTTGAAGTTTTCAGCTAATTTTTTACCACTGGTTAAATTGGTAATTTTAAAATAATCTTGTTTGATATTTAAACCTAATCGTTTTAAATGAGCAGTAAGAAACTCGGCTTCATAAAGATTTTTTCCGCCATCTTCGACATCATTTTTCCAATATTGCGGGAACTGCTTTTCCATTTCTAATGGTGTTAAACCAGAGAAAATAGAATTTCGAGCATATTGTGTTGCAGTTGGTAAACTAGCGTAATATGGGACTTCTTTTTCAAGTTTATAATGATTGCTAACGACACCTTCAATAGCTTTCCATTGGTCGTAACGAAGATTATCTATAACTACAAAAAGGACAGGTTTATCTTTTTTAACCAATTCGGGAACAACTAATTCTCTGAACAAGGTATGAGATTGAATGGGTCTATCAGCTTTCGGTTCAAACCAATCTTCGTAATTACGTTCAATGAATTTTCCAAACTGCGAATTGGCTTCTACTTTTTGGCTTTCTAGAATTTCAAACATACTTTGATCGTTAATGTTTTCTAATTCCAATTCCCAAAAAAGTAATTTTTTATATAATTCTACCCAATCTTCATAGCTGTTTACCATGGCCATTTCCATAGCAATTTTTCGGAATTCTTTTTGATAATCTAAGGTTGTTTTTTCTGAAATTAATCTTGAATGGTCTAGGTTTTTCTTTAAACTTAGTAATATTTGATTTGGATTCACAGGTTTTATCAAATAGTCGGCTATTTTAGAACCTATGGCTTCTTCCATGATATATTCTTCCTCACTTTTGGTAATCATAATCATCGGTGTGGATGATTTTTTTTCTTTCATTTCTGAAAGTGTTTCCAAACCGCTCATTCCAGGCATGTTCTCATCAAGAAAGACTATGTCAAAATTGCCATCTTCAAAAGCATCAACAGCATCCCGACCATTATTAAAAGTAGTTACCTTATAATTTTTCTTTTCAAGGAATAAAATGTGTGGTTTAAGTAAATCAATTTCATCATCTACCCACAGAATTTTTATCGTATCCATAATCGTTATTGTTTGGTTGCAAATTACTATTTATAAAACGCAGTATTATTAAAATTATTATAAAACTGAAAAAGTTTTTTGATTTAGATAAACACAATACTATCAACTGATAATTATCATTTTTATATGAAATGGGAAGTGATACTTTTGAAGAAAAGAAGAAACATGAAAATCGAACAAATTTATACCGGATGTTTGGCTCATGTAGCCTATTATTTAGAAAGTGATGGGGAAGCCGCTATTTTTGACCCTTTGAGAGAAGTCCAACCCTACATTGACAGAGCTAGGAAAGATATTGCCAAAATAAAATATGTTTTTGAAACTCATTTTCATGCCGATTTTGTCTCGGGACATTTAGATTTAGCTTCAAAGGAAAAGGCTACCATTGTTTACGGACCAACAGCAAAACCCAATTTTGAAGCTTTGATTGCCAAAAATAATCAGATTTTTGAGGTCGGGAAGTGCAAGGTAAAAGCCATTCATACTCCGGGACATACTATGGAAAGCACTTGTTATTTATTGATAAATGAAGAGGGGAAAGAGTTTGGAATTATAACAGGAGATACTTTGTTTATTGGAGATGTTGGAAGACCAGACTTGGCACAACATGTTATTGCAGATTTAACACAAGATAAATTAGCTCGATTATTATTCCACTCTTTAAGAGAAAAAATCATGCCTCTTGCAGATGACTTGATTGTTTATCCAAATCATGGAGCAGGAAGTGCTTGTGGTAAAATGATGAGTAAAGAAATCACAGATACTTTAGGAAATCAAAAAAGAACGAATTATGCTTTAAATCCACAATTCACAGAAGACGAATTTGTATTGGCCATATTGACTGGGCTGAATACTCCTCCAGCATATTTTCCTAAGAATGTTTTAATGAATATTCAAGGCTATGAAAGTTTGGATGCCGTTATGCTTCGGGGTCAGAAACCATTTGATGCCAAAACTTTTGAACTTGTTGCTAATGAAACGCAAGCTTTAATTTTGGACACCCGTAAAGCATCAGAATTTTGTAAAGGGTTTATTCCCAATAGTATCAATATTGGATTGGAAAGTAATTTTGCTATGTGGGTTGGGGAATTAATCCCCGATTTGAAACAACAGATTTTAATCGTAGCAGATGATAATGAGAAAGTTCAAGAAACTATTATTCGATTGTCAAGAGTAGGTTATGATTATTGCATTGGCTATTTGGATGGGGGTTTTCAGACCTGGAAGAATGTCAATAAAGAAATCGATACTATAGATAGAATCACCGCAGAGGATTTAGTTATTTTGGAAGAAATTCATAAAGTGCCCATTTTTGATGTTAGAAAGCGAAGCGAATTTCAGTCAGAGCATATTGTTGGGGCTCAAAATGTTCCTTTAAATGAAATCAATAATTATTTGGATGCATTCCCAAGAGACCAATTTTTTGTAATTCATTGTTTGGGTGGATATCGTAGTATGATTGCAGCTTCTATATTAAAACAAAGAGGATTTGAAAATTTTGCAGATGTAGTAGGAGGGTTCAACGAAATCAAAATAACAGCAACTCCAATTTCAGACTATGTTTGTCCGACAACATTATTATAGCATAGTCAAAAGAATGTTAAAGTGTATCTGACATTTGTAATATTAATTACATTTGAGGAACTGTTGAAGTCAATATTAATTTAAATTTATAAAAATGAAAAAAGTAATTTCAATGATGGCAGTGGTGGCATTTTTATTCTCTATGAATGTTAATGCACAAGAAAAGCCAAAAGAAAAAAAGAAAGAAGTAGCTAAAACAGAAAAAACATGTGCTGCTGGTGAAAAGAAAATGTGTGCTGCAGGAGAAAAAAAATCTTGTTGTGCTGCTAAAAAAGCAGAAGAAAAAAAATAATTTATTTTTCTTTTATGAAAAAAGTGCTTGAAAATTCAAGCACTTTTTTTTGGTTTTAAGTAATCTTCAACATAATAACATACATTTGGTAACTTTTTTAATTTTTTTAGACCTATTCGTAATCAAAATTATAAACTTATGCAATTTAATACCAAACTTACTCTTTGCCTATTTTC
The window above is part of the Flavobacterium sp. N1994 genome. Proteins encoded here:
- a CDS encoding bifunctional response regulator/alkaline phosphatase family protein, which encodes MDTIKILWVDDEIDLLKPHILFLEKKNYKVTTFNNGRDAVDAFEDGNFDIVFLDENMPGMSGLETLSEMKEKKSSTPMIMITKSEEEYIMEEAIGSKIADYLIKPVNPNQILLSLKKNLDHSRLISEKTTLDYQKEFRKIAMEMAMVNSYEDWVELYKKLLFWELELENINDQSMFEILESQKVEANSQFGKFIERNYEDWFEPKADRPIQSHTLFRELVVPELVKKDKPVLFVVIDNLRYDQWKAIEGVVSNHYKLEKEVPYYASLPTATQYARNSIFSGLTPLEMEKQFPQYWKNDVEDGGKNLYEAEFLTAHLKRLGLNIKQDYFKITNLTSGKKLAENFKGLKDNQLVTVVYNFVDMLSHAKTEMDVVKELASDDKAYRSLTLSWFKNSPLLEIIQQAQKLGFKLIITTDHGTINVKNPSKVIGDKNTSLNLRYKTGRSLTYEDKEVYAVKDPKKIGLPTINMSSSYIFAKNDFFLAYVNNYNHYVSYYRNTYQHGGISLEEMIVPFLVFNPK
- a CDS encoding MBL fold metallo-hydrolase, with the protein product MKIEQIYTGCLAHVAYYLESDGEAAIFDPLREVQPYIDRARKDIAKIKYVFETHFHADFVSGHLDLASKEKATIVYGPTAKPNFEALIAKNNQIFEVGKCKVKAIHTPGHTMESTCYLLINEEGKEFGIITGDTLFIGDVGRPDLAQHVIADLTQDKLARLLFHSLREKIMPLADDLIVYPNHGAGSACGKMMSKEITDTLGNQKRTNYALNPQFTEDEFVLAILTGLNTPPAYFPKNVLMNIQGYESLDAVMLRGQKPFDAKTFELVANETQALILDTRKASEFCKGFIPNSINIGLESNFAMWVGELIPDLKQQILIVADDNEKVQETIIRLSRVGYDYCIGYLDGGFQTWKNVNKEIDTIDRITAEDLVILEEIHKVPIFDVRKRSEFQSEHIVGAQNVPLNEINNYLDAFPRDQFFVIHCLGGYRSMIAASILKQRGFENFADVVGGFNEIKITATPISDYVCPTTLL